AATAGTTTACAACAGCATCACTCCTGCCAAGTCGGCGGTTGACTAATGGCCATAGACTCCCCTATCTTCCGCGCCCCATGAGCGACCAGTCAGCCATTCCAGAAACACCGCAGTCCACCGACCTGTCCTCCATCGCCTCGGCGACGGGGGAAGCCGATCTCATCGCCGTAAGACGCGAGAAGCTCGCTAAACTCCGTGAACTCGGAATCGACCCCTTCGGCGGGAAATTCGACACCACCACCACTCCGGGAAGACTCAAGGCTGACTTCGCCGACAACCAGCCAGTCACCATCGCCGGCCGCCTGCTCGCCATCCGCGACATGGGTAAATCCGTCTTTGCCACCGTCGGTGATGCCGAGGGCCGCATCCAGATCTACCTCAACCAAAAAGGGGTCAGCGAGACTGATTGGGCCGCTTACAAGCTGCTCGATATGGGCGACTGGATCGGCGTCGAAGGCGAAACCTTCACCACCGGAAAAGGCGAGCCGTCGGTGAAGGTGGAAAAACTTACGGTGCTCAGCAAGTCGCTGCGCCCGATGCCCGACAAGTGGCACGGCGTCGCCGACCGCGAAACCAAGTACCGCAAGCGCCACCTCGACCTGATGTCCAACGAGGCATCCGCCGAGGTCTTCATCACCCGGTCAAAAATGATCGCCGAGATCCGCAGCTTCCTGCACGACCGCGGCTACCTTGAGGTCGAGACCCCGATGCTGCAAAGCGTCGCCGGCGGTGCCGCCGCCCGCCCCTTCGAGACCTACCACAACGCCCTCGGCATGGACCTCACCCTGCGCATCGCACCGGAGCTTTTCCTCAAGCGGCTGCTGGTCGGCGGTTTCACCAAGGTATTCGAACTCAACCGCAACTTCCGCAACGAGGGCATCTCCCGTCGGCACAACCCGGAGTTCACCATGCTCGAGGCGTATTGCGCGTTTGGCGACTTCGAGACGATGGCGGACATGGTCGAGGAAATGACCTGCCACCTGGCGGAAAAATTCTGCGGCGGCCTGCAGATCGAGCACAAGGACGAGGAAGGCAACACCCTGCGCACCATCAACCTGCAGCGCCCGTGGAAACGCGCCAATTACCACGACCTGATCAAGGAGGTCGCCGGTGACGACTTCTTCGACATCACCCCGGAGGCCCGGCGCGCGAAATGCGACGAGCTCGGCGTGCAGATCTCCGAAAACATGGAGGACTATGAGGTGGTCCAGCAGGTGTTTGAGAAAAAAGTCGAGGAGCACACCTTCGACCCCTGTTTCGTCACCCGCGTCGCCTCCGAGCTCATCCCGCTCGCCAAGGTCACCCCCGGCGGCAAAACCGTCGAGGTTTACGAACTCATCATCAACGGGCAGGAAATCTCCCCCGGCTACTCCGAACTCAACGACCCCGACGTCCAGCGCCAACGCCTCGAGCACCAGGCGGGCGGCGAGGAGGAGCAGGAAATCGACCACGACTTCATCGAGACCCTCGAGAACGGCATGCCCCCCGCCGGCGGCATCGGCATCGGCATCGACCGCCTGATCATGATGCTCACCGGCGCCCCGACCATCCGCGATGTCGTCCTTTTTCCGCTTTTGAAAAAGAAAGACTAAACGAACCGTCTAAAAAGCCGCTTTCCCCTGCCTCATCCTCTGTTATAGTGCTTCATCATGAGCGAAGTCAAAAAAGACCGATCCCACTGGGTGGTTAAAAAATGCTCCTCATTTGATGAGATGAGAGCGTTCCGCATTCAGCAATGGCAGAATGTCACTGGTGCCGAACGCCGCCAAGCGGCTTGGGAACTGGTCTATGACTACTGGGTTGGCATGAAAAAAATGCACCCCGATGAACTCCGACTTCAAAGAACTGTTACAAAGCTTGCAAAAATTTGAGGTCCGCTACCTCATCGCTGGCGGGTATGCGGTCATTCACCACGCCCAGCCGCGATACACCAAAGACATCGATATTTGGTTGGAGCCTACTCAAGAAAATGCATCCCTACTGATGAGGGTTTTCTTGGACTTTGGCATCCCACTCATTGGAGTAACTCAAGACGACTTTGCCCAGCCGCGCACCCAGTTCAGCATCGGCGTTAAACCTTGCCAGATCGTTTTCCTGACCACTATTCCCGGACTTGATTTCGCTCCATGCTGGGAAAAAAAGGTCGTCTGCCAACAGAACGGTTTCGATATCCACTACCTCGGCAAAGAAGACCTGATCAAAGCCAAACAAACCGCTGGGCGCCCGCAAGACCTCGCCGACATCGACGAACTCAAGCGCGCAGAATAGTCCACAACACAGGTTTGCAAGCCGGTTGCCACAAAAAATCGCTTGCACCCCTACCCTGCTGCGCTACACATCCCGCATCCGCAGGATGAAAGCATCCTATTTCACTATTCAATATTCCAACTTCACTATTCAACATGTCCGTACTCGTAGGAAAACAAGCACCGTCCTTTAACGCCAAAGCCGTTAAAGGGGAAAACATCATCGAAAACTTCAGCCTCGACCAATACCTAGGTGAGAAATACGTCGTCCTCTTCTTCTACCCGAAGGACTTCACCTTCGTCTGCCCGACCGAGCTTCATCGCTTCCAGGACGAGATCGCTGAGTTTGAAAAACGCAACGTCCAAGTGGTCGGTTGCTCGACCGACACCGAATTCTCTCACTGGGCATGGCTCCAGACACCTAAAAACAAAGGTGGTATCCAGGGTGTCAACTACCCGATCGTAGCCGACACCAACAAAACCATCTCCGAGGACTACGACGTGCTCGCCGGTGAGTTTGTCAGCGACGAGGACGGCAACCCCGTCGTGCTCGGTGAACTGGTCGCCTACCGTGGCCTCTTCCTCATCGACAAAGACGGCATCGTCCAGCACCAGGTCGTCAACAACATGCCGTTGGGTCGCTCCATCAAGGAATGCCTCCGCGTCATCGACGCCCTCCAGCACTTCGAGCAGCACGGCGAAGTCTGCCCGATGGACTGGCAAAAAGGCGACGACGCCATGACCGCCAGCCACGAAGGGGTTAGCGGCTATCTTTCCAAGTGATCTGCCGAGGGCAGATGGGTATCCGTTATTGAGTTATCGGTTATCAGAAAAAATCACCCAAGCCCGCCACTCACCCGAGTGCGCGGGCTTTTTTATTTTCAGAAACACCAAACATCATTTACGATCGGTAGTTTTAACCCTTGGCACTG
The Akkermansiaceae bacterium DNA segment above includes these coding regions:
- the lysS gene encoding lysine--tRNA ligase; translated protein: MSDQSAIPETPQSTDLSSIASATGEADLIAVRREKLAKLRELGIDPFGGKFDTTTTPGRLKADFADNQPVTIAGRLLAIRDMGKSVFATVGDAEGRIQIYLNQKGVSETDWAAYKLLDMGDWIGVEGETFTTGKGEPSVKVEKLTVLSKSLRPMPDKWHGVADRETKYRKRHLDLMSNEASAEVFITRSKMIAEIRSFLHDRGYLEVETPMLQSVAGGAAARPFETYHNALGMDLTLRIAPELFLKRLLVGGFTKVFELNRNFRNEGISRRHNPEFTMLEAYCAFGDFETMADMVEEMTCHLAEKFCGGLQIEHKDEEGNTLRTINLQRPWKRANYHDLIKEVAGDDFFDITPEARRAKCDELGVQISENMEDYEVVQQVFEKKVEEHTFDPCFVTRVASELIPLAKVTPGGKTVEVYELIINGQEISPGYSELNDPDVQRQRLEHQAGGEEEQEIDHDFIETLENGMPPAGGIGIGIDRLIMMLTGAPTIRDVVLFPLLKKKD
- a CDS encoding peroxiredoxin, coding for MSVLVGKQAPSFNAKAVKGENIIENFSLDQYLGEKYVVLFFYPKDFTFVCPTELHRFQDEIAEFEKRNVQVVGCSTDTEFSHWAWLQTPKNKGGIQGVNYPIVADTNKTISEDYDVLAGEFVSDEDGNPVVLGELVAYRGLFLIDKDGIVQHQVVNNMPLGRSIKECLRVIDALQHFEQHGEVCPMDWQKGDDAMTASHEGVSGYLSK